A window of Sulfoacidibacillus ferrooxidans contains these coding sequences:
- a CDS encoding PhzF family phenazine biosynthesis protein: VDIPFSVVNSFTSNAFEGNPAAVILNANTLDHETMLRIARQFNLVETTFVLSAPQNSDFDFELRYFTPTEEVSLAIHPTIAALVS, from the coding sequence GGTAGATATACCCTTTTCCGTTGTGAACAGCTTTACAAGTAATGCTTTTGAGGGAAATCCAGCAGCAGTTATTCTTAATGCAAATACCTTGGATCATGAGACAATGTTACGGATTGCACGTCAATTTAATCTTGTTGAAACAACATTTGTGCTTTCTGCTCCCCAAAACTCTGATTTTGATTTTGAATTAAGATATTTTACTCCGACAGAAGAAGTTTCTCTTGCGATACACCCTACCATTGCAGCACTCGTTTC